In Candidatus Cloacimonadota bacterium, the following proteins share a genomic window:
- the mreD gene encoding rod shape-determining protein MreD, with protein MILKGIYVFLCGLFFLYVQILLMPALAIAQVIPLILLPWLIYTVWHQDWQISLPIVFLIGVMYDILYPPLFGIHSLIFVLLAVLTDVLRIPFETDSMVAKLIAIGSANLVFSLLYLFAMGLSHGFSAKVYRLSLGGFLYNLIFSLLIFALMQLISKLRIVIIHD; from the coding sequence ATGATCTTAAAAGGGATCTACGTGTTTTTGTGTGGACTCTTTTTCCTGTATGTACAAATCCTGCTTATGCCTGCATTGGCTATTGCGCAAGTAATCCCTCTCATTCTGCTGCCTTGGCTAATTTACACAGTGTGGCATCAAGATTGGCAAATCTCTTTGCCTATTGTATTTTTAATAGGTGTGATGTACGACATCTTGTATCCTCCACTGTTTGGAATACATTCGCTCATCTTTGTGCTTTTGGCGGTTCTCACCGATGTATTGAGAATTCCCTTCGAAACGGATAGCATGGTTGCCAAACTAATTGCTATTGGCTCAGCAAATCTTGTGTTTAGTTTGCTTTACCTATTTGCCATGGGGCTTTCACATGGTTTTAGCGCCAAGGTATACCGTCTTAGTTTAGGCGGTTTTTTATACAATCTCATATTTAGCTTGCTGATCTTTGCCTTAATGCAGTTGATAAGCAAATTGCGTATCGTAATTATACATGACTAA